The DNA sequence CGCGTCGGCGTGGACCATGCGGGCCGTGGTCCGCAGGGCCAGGGCAGCCCCGAGTTGTTCGAATGCCTCGTCCAAGTGCCCGGCCGCCGGCTCGGGTTCCGGTGGGCCCTGCCGTCCCACCGCCGGCCCGGTGGGCGCGGCCTGGAGCGGTGAGATCGTTTCCTGCAGCATGGTGATGACGGCGAGCAGGCTCTGGACGAGCCGGCCGGACTCGGCGAGGTCCGCCTCCGCCCGCCGCAGGGCCTCGTCCACCCGGGGCGCGGGCGCCTTGCGCATGTCGGCCGTCAGGGCGGTGTCGTGCAGGCGGCGTGCCCGCTTCAGCATCGCCTCGCGCCCGCGTCCGTCGCGCACCCGGTCGCGGATGACGGTGTTGAGGCGGCCCAGCGGAATGATCCGCTCGCCCGAGCGGTACTGGCCCCAGGCCGTCTTGCCGCCTCCGTAGCGCTCCGCCATCTCGCGCACCGTCAGGCTTTCGGTGACCTCGCGGAGGAACCGCGCGAGTTCGTTGGCCGCCTCCGTACCACCCTTCCACGTGCCCTGCGGACGACCTGCCGCCACCGTGCTCCCCCAAATTGTCCGCGGACAATTCGCATTGTCCGCCGCCTGACCACCCGCTGACCTGCGCAGTCGTCGCCGAAGCCGCCGGTTCGACTTCCCGGCCCGGCAATGTGAACGCCGTGCCCCACCGGGCACACCACCCCACCGGGGAAGGCGTCCCGACAGATTCCGGCGCCCCCTCCCCTCCGATTGCGCACGCACGGTAGGCACCCGATCACACGCCGGGCCAGGCGACAGAGAACACGTTCCCCCTGTTCCCCGTCCATGGCGCGGGGCCCGGTTGTCTCGAAAATGCGCACCCCGCACACCACTCCGGCCACCACGGCGGATTCCTCGCACCGCAATCACTCAGTCGTCGTTCTTCATCCATCTGGAGGATTCATGCAGTTCCCCTCTGTCCGGCGTTGGGCCGTCGTCGCAGCGACCGCCGCGATCGCCGCACTGTCGGTCACCACGCCCGCGCAGGCCCGTGCCGACGTCTTCTACTTCGACGGGCAGAACAACGCGACCCGCCGCTGCATGGACGACAGCTTCGAGTACGGGCTGCGGGCGTACGCCTGCAACGGGCTCGACTTCCAGCAGTTCCGGTACTCCGACGGCACGTACCACGAGCTGCGGAACAAGGTCACCGGCCGGTGTGTCGACGACAGCGCCGCCTACGGGCTGCGGGCCTACGCCTGCAACGGCCAGTCGTACCAACAGTGGTCGGTCAGCAACACCACCGGCGGAACGACCTTCAGGAACCGGAACACCGGCAGGTGCATCGACGACAGCGCCGCCTACGGGTTGCGGGCGTACACCTGCAACGGGCAGAACTACCAGAAGTGGTGGGGGGTCCACGCGAACTGACCGCGCCCCGCGGGCCCGAACAGCCGTCGGCCCCACCCCAACGGGGGTGGGGGTGGGGTCGACCGGCGTCGGGTCGGAAGCCGACGCACCCGAAGACAGGGGTGCACGGAGCTCCTCGAAGGACGTGAAGGGCGGCGCCTGGTAGAATTGCCGACAACAGCAAGCCTCTTCGGCCGGATGCGCAATCCGGCGGGGAGGCTTTTTTCATGCCCTGGAGCCATCGCGCCCCGGGTTCCAACGCCGATCACCCGGGTGACGGTGGCCGCTCCCTCTAGGGCCGCTCCGGGCCGACGGCGCCCGCATTCGACCGTCCTTGCAAGGGAGTCCCGTGACAGACACTTCCATGCGCCTCGCGGCCACGGCCGACCGCGCCGCGGTGGAACGGCTGTGGCTGATGTTCCGCCATGACATGTCGGAGTTCCAGGGCGTGCTGCCCAACCCCGACGGCACCTTCCGCGACGAGTGGCTCCACCAGGCCTTCTCCGACGACTCCGATTGGGCTCCCCATCTCCTGACGAGCGATGACAGGCCCGTCGGCTTCGCGTTCGTCCGCGGCCTGACCGCCTCAACGCGCGTGCTGAACAGCTTCTTCGTGGTGCGCGGTGCGCGAAGGTCGGGGATCGGGCTGCGCGCCGTGCGGGAGATCGTGGCCTTGCACCCGGGCTCGTGGGAGATCGCGTTCCAGGACGCCAACACGGCCTCGGCGCGCTTCTGGCGTCGGGTCGCCACGGCGATCGCCGGCGACGCATGGGCCGAGGAGCGCAGGCCCGTACCGGGTCGGCCGGACCTGCCTCCCGACGTCTGGCTCTCCTTCAGCACCCCTGCCCGGACGAAGCCATCGCCTGCGCCGGCTCCGGTTCCGCGGGGCCGGCCCCTTGTTTACCTTACGGGTCGACCCGTAAGGTAAATGCCATGAGTTCCTCTCCACCCTCCAGGGGGCGCCCCAGGGATCCCCGGTCCCACGAGGCGATCATCAACGCGACGGCAGAGCTGGTGGCCGAGGTCGGCTACGCCGCGACGTCGATCGGGGCGGTGGCCGCGCGGGCCGGTGTCGGCAAGGACACGATCTACCGACGGTGGCCGGGCAAGCCGGAGTTGGTCTTCGAGGCCGTCTTCACGACCACCGATGACGCTCCGATCCCGGACACCGGAACGCTGGCCGGGGACCTGACCGTGCTGCTGCAGGGCCTGGTCGACGAGTTCCGGGCGCCTGCCGCCGGCGCGGCACTCCCGGGGCTGCTCGCCGACTTCGCCGCCGATCCGGAACTGAAGGCGCGCATCCGCGGCGACTTCCTGGCCCCGTCCAAGGAACGGCTGCTGATCATTTTCGAACGCGCCGTGGTGCGCGGGGAGATCGCGGCCGAAACGCCGGTGGACCTGGTCCTGGACACGCTGGCAGGAGCCGTGTTCTTCCACGTAGGACTGGTCGGGGAACACCCTGACCGGCAGTTGGCCACACGGCTGGCCACGGTCGTGGCCAAGGGAATCGAGGTCCGATGAACAGCTGGTTTCTCGCGGCGGGCATCACCGCTCTGGGCGTGGCCGCCGTGCACATCATCGGCGGGGGCCGCGATGTGGCGCGCCCGCTGCTGTCCTCCGGGCTCGCGGACGAACCCAAGCGGGTCCTGCATGCCGTCTGGCACATGGTGAGCGTCGACCTGGTGCTCTCCGGACTCGCCCTGCTGTACCTCGCCCGGACGGACGGGGCTACGCCGGGCACTGGTCTGGTGGCCTGGTTCGTGGCCGCGCACTTCATCGCGTACGCGGCGACCTTCCTGGTCGTCACCCTGTCCGTCGGCTGGCCCCGGCCACTGCTCCGCCTGCCGCAGTGGATCCTGCTCCTGCCCGTCGCGGTGCTGGCAGCGGCGGGTGCCGCGTAGCCGGTTCACGGCCTCGTACTGTTCACCCATGCATCCCGGAAGATCCGTAGCCCTGCTGATCGGCAGGGCCGCTGGTGGACCTGGGCGGCTTCGAGCGTCAGCGACTACCCGGGCCTGTGGCCTCTGGGTACAACTGGAGCCGCTTGCACCCGGCAGCCACCCATTGAGCATCAGGGGATCATCG is a window from the Streptomyces sp. NBC_01244 genome containing:
- a CDS encoding RICIN domain-containing protein produces the protein MQFPSVRRWAVVAATAAIAALSVTTPAQARADVFYFDGQNNATRRCMDDSFEYGLRAYACNGLDFQQFRYSDGTYHELRNKVTGRCVDDSAAYGLRAYACNGQSYQQWSVSNTTGGTTFRNRNTGRCIDDSAAYGLRAYTCNGQNYQKWWGVHAN
- a CDS encoding TetR/AcrR family transcriptional regulator yields the protein MSSSPPSRGRPRDPRSHEAIINATAELVAEVGYAATSIGAVAARAGVGKDTIYRRWPGKPELVFEAVFTTTDDAPIPDTGTLAGDLTVLLQGLVDEFRAPAAGAALPGLLADFAADPELKARIRGDFLAPSKERLLIIFERAVVRGEIAAETPVDLVLDTLAGAVFFHVGLVGEHPDRQLATRLATVVAKGIEVR
- a CDS encoding GNAT family N-acetyltransferase; translated protein: MTDTSMRLAATADRAAVERLWLMFRHDMSEFQGVLPNPDGTFRDEWLHQAFSDDSDWAPHLLTSDDRPVGFAFVRGLTASTRVLNSFFVVRGARRSGIGLRAVREIVALHPGSWEIAFQDANTASARFWRRVATAIAGDAWAEERRPVPGRPDLPPDVWLSFSTPARTKPSPAPAPVPRGRPLVYLTGRPVR